The DNA window GGCAGGTCCGGCGTCTGGTCGGCGAGCATGCCGCCCGCGTACACCTCTCGCTGGCGGTTCGGTCCGAACGGTTTCGAGGGGTCGTTCATGGACGAACTGTCAGGTCGGGACGGATTATAGCTTGTTCCGCACCCACCACGCGCCGACGCCGACGACGAACGCGATTCCGACGTTCGTGAGGAGGCCGAGCAGGCCCACGCCGACCGCGAACCACCGGTTCGTGGTGTCGAGTCCCGACCGAGCGAGCGAGAACGCGACGACGACGAGGACGACGCCCAAGACGGAGAGCGGGAAGGCGGCGACGACCGACGCCGCGAAAATCGCGGCCAGCGCGTACATGATTCCGAGGACGAGGTTGGCACCGGCGTTCCGCGCGCCGAAGGCGTACTTCCCGGCGACGCCGCCGCTCCCGTGGCACATCGGCATCGCGCCGAAGGGCACCGCGAGGAGGTTCATGACGCCCATGCTCGTCGCCAGTTCGTCCGGGGCCACGTCGGCGTCGAACAGGTCGGCGAGGAGGAGCGAGGTGGCGACCGCGGCGTTCCCGACCGTCATCGCCAGTTGCCCCAGCGTCGCCGAGAGGGTGGTTTCGGTCAGCGCGGGCGAGAATCCGAGCGCGAGTTGGGGAAGCCGGGGCGACGGCACGCCGACGCTCAGTTCCGCGAGCACCACGCCGAACGCGAGGACGACCAACGCGCTCGCCCGGCGGTAGCCCAGCGCGACGACGACGCCCGTGATGAGGACGGCGACGAGCGCAACCGTCGGGTTTCCCGCCCCGAGTTCGACCCCGGTTCGGGCGAGCATGAGCGCCACCGCGACCTGGATGCCCCGTACCACCGGTTCGCCGACGTACGGCGTGATGCGAGAGAGCGTCCCCGTCCGGCCGACCGCGAGGAGGACGACTCCCGCGACTGCCCCGGCGGTCACGAACTCGCCGGTGGTGAGCGACCCCGCGATGACGAGCGCGGCGAGCGCCTTCATCGGTTCGACCGAAATCGGGAGGTCGTAGTGAACCCCCCAGACGATTTGGAAGACGGCGAAGCCGAGGAGGAGGGTCGGAAGGTGCAGGTCGGTGAGCGCGGCCACGGCGACCACGATGGGAAGGACGGTTATCGAATCGCCGACCGCACCGGTCACGTCGGAAGCCGTGAGTTCGAACCGCGTGTCGTTTCCAAGCGCGACCTCTGTCATCGGAGAGAGATACGAAATGAAGCGGTAAATGGTTACGCAGAAACCGAATGCGGCTATTCTCAACCAATTTAGTAACCATATTCGGTTACATTTTAAAAAGCTCGCACGGTGTCTTCGAAATCGTCGCTCGAATCTCCGTCCGCTATCGATACGGTCGCTGGCGAAGGCAGCCGTCAGAACCGATTCGGCGTCAGGTGGACGTGGAACAGTTTTTGACAGTCCCGTTCGCCGCAGACGGGACACGAATCGTCGGCCTCGTTCGCGTCGAACTCGGTCGCCGCCTCCGGCGTCGCCGCGGTGATGACCCGCGTTCCGGCGTGGCCCAACTCGTATCCAGAGTCGGTTTGCCGGACGAAGTACTCACAGAGTTTCGTCAGGTGGTAGTTGAACTTGCCAGTGTCGCGGACGCCGACCCGCTCGCGGAGTTCGGTGAAAGAGAGCGACTCCGAAGCGTCGGCGAGTTCCCGGAGGATGGACATGCGAATCTCGTTGCCGAGAACGGCGAGTTCGTCCATCGAGGTGTCCGTCCCGTAGGTCATGTCGAAGTCGTTCGACGGCATCTCCCATCAATCCCTCGCAAAATAGTATGTATTCTTACAGAAGCGGCGTTCGCCGAATCCTCATTATCCGTGCGGCGCGATGGTCCGTATGGAAGATGTCAATTCGTCGTCCGAATCGGCGGGGTGGCGCGAACGGTTCGGCGCGTCGAAGACGGGAACGTTGCTCGCGAACACGGGATTTCGCCGGTTGTATTTCGCTCGCATCGTCAACAGGGTCGGCGACAAACTGTACTCCATCGCGTCGATGTGGTTGGTGTATCAGCTAACTGGCTCGACGTTTTACACCGGACTCGCCGGATTTCTGTCCCGGCTTCCGGTGGTGTTCGGGTTTCTGTTCGGTCCCATCGTCGACCGCTCACGCATCTCCCGACTCCTCGTTCTCGTCGCAGCGGCGCAAGCCGTCGTCGTGCTCTCGATTCCCCTCGTCGCGTCCGTTCACACTCCGAGTGTCACTCTCGTCCTCGCCGTCGTCGGGGTGCTCGCACTGCTCGAACGAATCAACGCTCCGGCGGAAAAGGCCGCCCTCCCCCGACTCGTGGACGACGAACTCCTGCCGCGTGCGAACTCGCTCGATTCGGCGACGCACCAGACCATCGGGGCGGTGGCGCAAGCCCTGTCGGGGGCGCTCATCGCCCTCTTCAGTGCCGTCGCGCTGTTCGCATTCGACGCGGCGACGTTCGTCGTGGGTGCCGTCTTTTTCGCCCTGCTGAACGTCCCCACGACCGAGAAGACCGGAACGTCACCGAGCGCCGCGGAGTACGTCGCCGACATCCGCGAGGGGTGCGACCTGATTCG is part of the Haladaptatus paucihalophilus DX253 genome and encodes:
- a CDS encoding putative sulfate/molybdate transporter, with amino-acid sequence MTEVALGNDTRFELTASDVTGAVGDSITVLPIVVAVAALTDLHLPTLLLGFAVFQIVWGVHYDLPISVEPMKALAALVIAGSLTTGEFVTAGAVAGVVLLAVGRTGTLSRITPYVGEPVVRGIQVAVALMLARTGVELGAGNPTVALVAVLITGVVVALGYRRASALVVLAFGVVLAELSVGVPSPRLPQLALGFSPALTETTLSATLGQLAMTVGNAAVATSLLLADLFDADVAPDELATSMGVMNLLAVPFGAMPMCHGSGGVAGKYAFGARNAGANLVLGIMYALAAIFAASVVAAFPLSVLGVVLVVVAFSLARSGLDTTNRWFAVGVGLLGLLTNVGIAFVVGVGAWWVRNKL
- a CDS encoding winged helix-turn-helix domain-containing protein, which translates into the protein MPSNDFDMTYGTDTSMDELAVLGNEIRMSILRELADASESLSFTELRERVGVRDTGKFNYHLTKLCEYFVRQTDSGYELGHAGTRVITAATPEAATEFDANEADDSCPVCGERDCQKLFHVHLTPNRF
- a CDS encoding MFS transporter is translated as MEDVNSSSESAGWRERFGASKTGTLLANTGFRRLYFARIVNRVGDKLYSIASMWLVYQLTGSTFYTGLAGFLSRLPVVFGFLFGPIVDRSRISRLLVLVAAAQAVVVLSIPLVASVHTPSVTLVLAVVGVLALLERINAPAEKAALPRLVDDELLPRANSLDSATHQTIGAVAQALSGALIALFSAVALFAFDAATFVVGAVFFALLNVPTTEKTGTSPSAAEYVADIREGCDLIRNSVVGHMVIAASLVSAFTGASTAVLPAFADSLGGAETYGLLIAAMTVGLLVGSLVASRFETVPFGRFVVVGFLVAAVGKLGVVSVDWLPAALLCYGIATIPIGIYNVLVSATIQTGVPNDLLARVSSTIGSLVAAIGPLGYLVGGFLGDAYGSATVIGLSAVGYCLLVGYWLVVPSLRAFPPVTDIESNSFGV